The Streptomyces sp. NBC_01775 genome includes a region encoding these proteins:
- a CDS encoding Nramp family divalent metal transporter gives MTTTAPPPAQADPYALRAEDARPAPETFRDRLRKLGPGLVLSAAVVGSGELITTTSLGAKAGFALLWLVIVSTGVKVWVQMELARWTILNGRPALDGFRDVGPRIGRLSWINWVWIGMDFAKMFQRGGIIGGTAAACSILLPIHGAALSTSSLTIWALIVTGGAILILQTGKYHVVERVEVVGITLKTVITLGLALALPLTAFGYGTEQLAGGLSFQIPAGTVGIALAMFGITGVGADEMTTYTYWCLEKGYARWTGPDDGSEERARRAEGWLKVMRLDVAVSWLVCTICTLSFYVIGASVLHPQGLMPEGNDMITTLSRIYTDTLGPWAEYLFLAGAIAVLFSVTVASSASVPRLWTNTLGLLGVVDWHDMRSRTRTIRILTCCLPPVWMCIFLWIQSPVLMVQIGGIGGGVFLLAVVVAVWRLRYTGVPKRFRNNPWLTAALVVSSLAILGVGVYGILETLGVVSEG, from the coding sequence GTGACGACCACCGCACCCCCGCCCGCGCAGGCCGATCCGTACGCTCTGCGCGCCGAAGACGCCCGCCCCGCCCCCGAGACCTTCCGCGACCGGCTGCGCAAGCTCGGCCCCGGTCTTGTACTGTCCGCTGCCGTCGTCGGCTCAGGTGAACTGATCACCACCACCTCGCTCGGCGCGAAGGCCGGGTTCGCGTTGCTGTGGCTGGTGATCGTCTCGACCGGGGTCAAGGTGTGGGTGCAGATGGAACTGGCCCGCTGGACCATCCTCAACGGCCGCCCCGCGCTCGACGGCTTCCGTGACGTCGGCCCCCGGATCGGCCGGCTGAGCTGGATCAACTGGGTCTGGATCGGCATGGATTTCGCCAAGATGTTCCAGCGCGGCGGCATCATCGGCGGCACCGCGGCGGCCTGCTCGATCCTGCTGCCGATCCACGGGGCGGCGCTGAGCACGTCGTCCCTGACCATCTGGGCCCTGATCGTCACCGGCGGCGCCATCCTCATCCTTCAGACGGGCAAGTACCACGTCGTGGAGCGGGTCGAGGTCGTCGGCATCACGCTCAAGACAGTCATCACCCTCGGCCTGGCACTCGCCCTGCCGCTCACCGCCTTCGGATACGGCACTGAGCAACTGGCCGGCGGACTGAGTTTCCAGATACCGGCGGGCACGGTCGGCATAGCACTCGCCATGTTCGGCATCACCGGCGTCGGCGCCGATGAGATGACGACGTACACGTACTGGTGCCTGGAGAAGGGCTACGCCCGCTGGACCGGCCCCGACGACGGCAGCGAGGAGCGCGCCCGGCGGGCCGAGGGCTGGCTCAAGGTCATGCGGCTCGACGTGGCCGTCTCCTGGCTCGTGTGCACCATCTGCACCCTGTCCTTCTACGTGATCGGCGCCTCGGTGCTCCATCCGCAGGGCCTGATGCCCGAGGGCAACGACATGATCACCACGCTGTCGCGCATCTACACCGACACGCTCGGGCCATGGGCCGAGTACCTGTTCCTGGCCGGCGCGATCGCCGTCCTCTTCTCGGTCACCGTCGCCTCGTCGGCCAGCGTCCCCCGCTTGTGGACCAACACCCTCGGTCTGCTCGGAGTGGTCGACTGGCACGACATGCGCTCGCGCACCCGCACCATCCGTATCCTCACCTGCTGCCTGCCCCCGGTGTGGATGTGCATCTTCCTGTGGATCCAGTCCCCGGTTCTGATGGTGCAGATCGGCGGCATCGGCGGCGGCGTCTTCCTGCTCGCCGTGGTCGTCGCCGTCTGGA
- a CDS encoding phosphoglycerate dehydrogenase, with product MTSPGRTTLITTPTFARHSPDPWTLLAESGAGPVRPYQDDALPYHELLERISGADALVAGMDPVTAEVMDAAPRLKVIAKHGVGTDTIDLDAARDRGIPVVCAPGSNSRAVAEYTFGLILDAARRITASHTAVAEGRWPKLFGPELYGRCLGLVGFGRIGRLVGGYARAFGMRVLAHDPHVPDDAVSTAGAEPVPLDAALSRADIVTLHLPPAGEPLLNAARLAAMKPGAIVVNAARGGLVDSDALAEALHSGRLAAAALDAFAVEPLPAGHVLRTAPNVTLTSHMAACTPQANRAMGLMVAEDIVRVLAGEPPQHAVG from the coding sequence ATGACCTCCCCGGGGCGCACCACCCTCATCACCACGCCGACCTTCGCACGGCACTCGCCGGACCCGTGGACGCTGCTCGCCGAGAGCGGCGCGGGACCGGTCCGCCCCTACCAGGACGACGCGCTGCCGTACCACGAGCTGCTGGAGCGGATATCCGGCGCCGACGCGCTCGTCGCCGGCATGGACCCGGTCACCGCCGAGGTCATGGACGCGGCGCCGCGCCTGAAGGTCATCGCCAAGCACGGCGTGGGCACCGACACGATCGACCTCGACGCCGCCCGCGACCGGGGGATCCCCGTCGTCTGCGCACCCGGCTCCAACTCCCGTGCCGTGGCCGAGTACACCTTCGGCCTCATCCTCGACGCCGCCCGTCGCATCACCGCCTCGCACACCGCGGTGGCCGAGGGGCGCTGGCCCAAGCTCTTCGGCCCCGAGCTGTACGGCAGGTGCCTGGGCCTCGTGGGCTTCGGCCGGATCGGCCGTCTCGTCGGCGGCTACGCGCGGGCGTTCGGCATGCGCGTACTCGCGCACGACCCGCACGTCCCCGACGACGCGGTATCCACGGCAGGGGCCGAACCGGTCCCGCTCGACGCGGCGCTGTCCCGGGCCGACATCGTCACCCTGCACCTCCCGCCCGCCGGAGAGCCCCTGCTGAACGCCGCCCGGCTGGCTGCCATGAAGCCCGGCGCGATCGTGGTCAACGCCGCCCGTGGCGGGCTCGTCGACAGCGACGCGCTGGCCGAGGCCCTGCACTCCGGCCGGCTGGCCGCCGCCGCGCTCGACGCCTTCGCGGTGGAACCCCTCCCGGCCGGCCACGTGCTGCGCACCGCGCCCAACGTGACCCTCACCTCCCACATGGCCGCCTGCACTCCCCAGGCCAACCGCGCGATGGGACTGATGGTCGCCGAGGACATCGTCCGCGTCCTCGCCGGAGAGCCCCCGCAGCACGCGGTGGGCTGA
- a CDS encoding HpcH/HpaI aldolase family protein yields MTTAAHFTAALRDRQRLIGYWSLLDSPVAAERLARLGYDYLAFDAQHGLFGYQGLLNNLIATDTRGSTAVGLVRVEANDITYIGRALDAGAAAVIVPLIDTARDAADAVAAVRYPPHGRRSYGPMRAQLRIGPDPAGTHEQTAVLAMIETADGLANVEEICATPGLDGIYVGPSDLRLALGGRTSTDPDLAEEFEAALARIREAAEAAGIAAGIHNADGASAARRLDEGFTFASVAADVVHLQQAAAAHLDTARSTTDRNTGA; encoded by the coding sequence ATGACCACCGCCGCGCACTTCACCGCCGCCCTGCGCGACCGCCAGCGCCTCATCGGCTACTGGTCGTTGCTCGACTCACCCGTCGCCGCCGAACGCCTCGCCCGGCTCGGATACGACTACCTCGCCTTCGACGCCCAGCACGGCCTCTTCGGCTACCAAGGTCTCCTCAACAACCTCATCGCCACCGACACCCGGGGCTCCACCGCCGTCGGCCTGGTCCGCGTCGAGGCCAACGACATCACGTACATAGGCCGCGCCCTCGACGCCGGGGCCGCCGCCGTCATCGTGCCGCTCATCGACACCGCGCGGGACGCCGCCGACGCGGTCGCCGCCGTGCGCTATCCGCCGCACGGCCGCCGCTCGTACGGGCCCATGCGGGCGCAGCTGCGGATCGGCCCCGACCCGGCCGGCACCCACGAGCAGACCGCCGTCCTCGCCATGATCGAAACAGCCGACGGGCTCGCCAACGTCGAGGAGATCTGCGCCACCCCCGGCCTCGACGGCATCTACGTGGGCCCCTCCGACCTGCGCCTCGCCCTCGGCGGCCGGACCTCGACGGACCCGGACCTGGCCGAGGAGTTCGAGGCGGCCCTGGCGCGGATCCGCGAGGCCGCCGAGGCCGCGGGGATCGCCGCCGGCATCCACAACGCCGACGGCGCGAGCGCCGCCCGCCGCCTCGACGAGGGCTTCACCTTCGCCAGCGTCGCGGCCGACGTCGTCCACCTCCAGCAGGCCGCCGCCGCACACCTCGACACCGCCCGGAGCACCACGGACCGGAACACCGGCGCATGA
- a CDS encoding aldo/keto reductase, giving the protein MSTGTRPGPQSIALPTVPVPLSRLVLGTMTFGDTVDRDGAAAMLDAALDAGITGVDTANGYAGGESERILAEVLPRRRDRIVLATKAGIPHPDQGEHPPLSPAGLRAALEGSLKRLGTDHVDLFYLHQPDRRTPPAETLATVAEFVAEGKIRALGVSNYAAWQISELTRVADETGAPRPVVAQQLHNLLARRIEEEYVEYAAVSELRTMVYNPLGGGLLTGRHRFDAHPATGRFGDSKLARMYKQRYWQEDLFTAVGQLAAVADEAGIPLTEIALRWLLERPSTDALLLGGSKVDHLRANIAAAQAGPLPTDVTAACDAVGATLRGPMPAYNR; this is encoded by the coding sequence GTGAGCACCGGCACCCGTCCCGGCCCTCAGAGCATCGCTCTGCCCACCGTCCCCGTACCCCTGTCCCGACTGGTCCTGGGCACCATGACGTTCGGCGACACCGTCGATCGCGACGGCGCCGCAGCGATGCTGGACGCCGCCCTCGACGCGGGTATCACCGGCGTCGACACCGCCAACGGCTACGCGGGCGGCGAGAGCGAGCGGATCCTCGCCGAAGTGCTGCCCCGACGGCGTGACCGGATCGTGCTCGCCACCAAGGCCGGCATCCCCCACCCCGACCAGGGCGAGCACCCTCCCCTCTCCCCGGCCGGGCTGCGCGCCGCTCTCGAAGGCAGCCTCAAGCGGCTCGGCACCGATCACGTGGACCTCTTCTACCTCCACCAGCCCGACCGCCGTACGCCGCCGGCCGAGACGCTGGCGACCGTCGCGGAGTTCGTGGCCGAGGGGAAGATCCGCGCGCTGGGGGTCTCCAACTACGCCGCCTGGCAGATCTCGGAGCTGACCCGCGTCGCCGATGAGACCGGCGCGCCGCGCCCCGTCGTCGCCCAGCAGTTGCACAACCTCCTCGCCCGCAGGATCGAGGAGGAATACGTCGAGTACGCGGCCGTCAGCGAGCTGCGCACCATGGTCTACAACCCGCTCGGCGGCGGCCTCCTCACCGGCCGGCACCGCTTCGACGCGCACCCTGCCACCGGCCGCTTCGGCGACTCGAAGCTCGCCCGGATGTACAAGCAGCGATACTGGCAGGAGGACCTGTTCACCGCTGTGGGGCAACTGGCCGCCGTCGCCGACGAGGCGGGCATCCCGCTCACCGAAATCGCCCTGCGCTGGCTGCTGGAGCGGCCCTCCACCGACGCACTCCTCCTCGGCGGCTCCAAGGTCGACCACCTGCGGGCCAACATCGCCGCCGCGCAGGCCGGCCCGCTGCCCACGGACGTGACCGCCGCGTGCGACGCGGTCGGCGCCACGCTGCGCGGCCCGATGCCCGCCTACAACCGCTGA
- a CDS encoding four-carbon acid sugar kinase family protein has protein sequence MCPWNGTSSVVALADDLSGAAEVAALLRMPARLALDPSGVRAPRAAGEAVVADLDSRQTDGDAAAAAVRAVLARTGGVGSPPRRAAHTAEAPSGPSELSGRVLWYKKSDSLLRGHVGAEAVAFAEGAEAVVVAMALPAGGRVVREGVLHIGGVPLHESDAWRAEGRPAPRSLAEALAPLPTAGLPVESVRQGVRGLADRLKAVAARGLHPVCDAETDADLTVIAEAALSLGPGYRLLGSGGLAASLGRLIGTGTVAETDTVAGTGTVAGTGAAVGIGTVAGTGTVALEEAVPAAPRPLLVVAGSAEPVVGTQVAQLVAGGARHVVLAPRTLTCGEPVPLPPLSADAVTVVSIDGTGGIRPDRARRLVNGLARAVAALPGRPDLVLTGGETARRVLDAVGITTLRPVGEIHHGAVHCRTADGRSVVTRPGSFGGPDSLLRIATALRPRLQPPSPSPPSPTSPPSPSPPPTPPTALPHQGVTQ, from the coding sequence GTGTGCCCTTGGAACGGCACGTCGTCGGTTGTGGCGCTCGCCGACGACCTGTCCGGAGCGGCTGAGGTGGCCGCGCTGCTCCGGATGCCCGCCCGGCTGGCGCTGGACCCGTCGGGCGTACGGGCACCCCGGGCCGCCGGTGAGGCCGTGGTCGCGGACCTCGACTCGCGCCAGACGGACGGTGACGCCGCGGCTGCGGCCGTGCGTGCGGTGCTGGCCAGAACAGGGGGCGTCGGCTCGCCCCCGCGGAGGGCCGCGCACACCGCCGAAGCACCGAGCGGGCCGAGCGAGCTGAGCGGGCGGGTCCTCTGGTACAAGAAGTCCGACTCGCTGCTGCGGGGACATGTGGGAGCCGAGGCCGTCGCGTTCGCGGAGGGGGCCGAGGCCGTCGTGGTGGCCATGGCCCTGCCCGCCGGGGGGCGGGTGGTGCGCGAAGGCGTGCTCCACATCGGGGGCGTACCGCTGCACGAGAGCGACGCCTGGCGCGCCGAGGGGCGCCCGGCGCCCCGCTCCTTGGCCGAGGCCCTCGCGCCACTGCCCACCGCCGGCCTCCCGGTCGAGTCCGTACGGCAGGGAGTCCGCGGCCTTGCCGACCGGCTGAAGGCCGTGGCCGCGCGCGGGCTCCACCCCGTGTGCGACGCCGAGACCGATGCGGACCTGACGGTGATCGCCGAGGCCGCGCTCTCGCTCGGGCCGGGGTACCGGCTGTTGGGAAGCGGCGGGCTGGCGGCGTCCCTCGGCCGGCTCATCGGAACGGGCACGGTCGCCGAAACCGACACGGTCGCCGGAACGGGCACGGTCGCCGGAACAGGCGCGGCCGTCGGAATCGGCACGGTCGCCGGAACAGGCACGGTCGCGCTGGAGGAAGCCGTCCCCGCCGCTCCGCGCCCCCTGCTCGTCGTCGCCGGAAGCGCGGAGCCCGTGGTGGGCACGCAGGTCGCACAGCTGGTGGCGGGCGGAGCGCGGCATGTGGTGCTGGCACCCCGGACGCTGACCTGCGGGGAGCCCGTACCGCTGCCGCCCCTCAGCGCCGACGCCGTCACCGTGGTCTCGATCGACGGGACCGGCGGGATCCGCCCGGACCGGGCACGGCGGCTGGTGAACGGGCTGGCGCGAGCGGTGGCGGCCCTGCCCGGACGTCCGGACCTGGTGCTCACCGGAGGAGAGACCGCCCGTCGCGTGCTCGACGCCGTGGGGATCACGACGCTGCGGCCGGTCGGGGAGATCCACCACGGCGCCGTGCACTGCCGGACCGCCGACGGGCGGTCGGTCGTCACCCGCCCGGGCAGCTTCGGGGGCCCTGACTCCCTTCTCCGGATCGCGACCGCACTCCGGCCCCGGCTCCAGCCCCCGTCCCCATCCCCGCCGTCGCCGACTTCCCCGCCGTCCCCATCGCCGCCGCCCACGCCCCCAACCGCACTCCCACATCAAGGAGTTACACAGTGA
- the pdxA gene encoding 4-hydroxythreonine-4-phosphate dehydrogenase PdxA, with protein sequence MNAQQPLPLIGLTMGDGTGVGPEVIVPAVLDTGTLGRCRPVVIGDAARLREAAGVLGTDCEVVAVESPAEAEFTPRRINVVDLGLLPAGLPWGTLSAEAGNAAYEYVKRAAELAVAGEIDGICTAPLNKEALHAAGHLYPGHTELLAHLTGVEEVSMMLSTEKVKVIHVTTHIGLIDAVRRIEPGLVERTVRRGHEALVRAGRPNPVIGVCGINPHAGENGLFGYGEEEEKIVPALEKLREAGIDARGPLPADTAFFLASRGDYDLIVAMYHDQGHGPVKVLGIEAGVNLTVGLPVIRTSVDHGTAFDIAGTGKAEAGSMIEALRQAAHMSTAG encoded by the coding sequence GTGAACGCGCAGCAGCCCCTCCCCCTGATCGGTCTCACCATGGGTGACGGCACCGGCGTCGGGCCCGAGGTGATCGTGCCGGCGGTGCTGGACACCGGGACACTGGGCCGGTGCCGGCCCGTGGTGATCGGTGACGCCGCCCGGCTGCGGGAGGCGGCGGGGGTACTCGGCACCGACTGCGAGGTCGTGGCCGTGGAATCGCCTGCCGAGGCCGAGTTCACCCCCCGCCGGATCAACGTCGTCGATCTCGGACTGCTGCCCGCCGGCCTGCCGTGGGGCACGCTGTCCGCCGAGGCGGGCAACGCCGCGTACGAGTACGTCAAGCGCGCCGCGGAACTGGCGGTGGCGGGCGAGATCGACGGAATCTGCACCGCGCCGCTCAACAAGGAGGCGCTGCACGCCGCCGGGCACCTCTACCCCGGCCACACCGAACTGCTGGCCCACCTCACCGGGGTCGAGGAGGTGTCGATGATGCTGTCCACCGAGAAGGTGAAGGTCATTCACGTCACCACGCACATCGGTCTGATCGACGCGGTGCGGCGGATCGAGCCGGGGCTGGTCGAGCGGACCGTGCGCCGCGGCCACGAGGCCCTGGTCCGGGCCGGCCGGCCGAACCCCGTCATCGGTGTCTGCGGCATCAACCCGCACGCCGGCGAGAACGGGCTGTTCGGCTACGGCGAGGAGGAGGAGAAGATCGTGCCGGCGCTGGAGAAGCTGCGCGAGGCAGGCATCGACGCACGCGGCCCGCTCCCCGCCGACACCGCCTTCTTCCTGGCCTCCCGCGGCGACTACGACCTCATCGTGGCGATGTACCACGACCAGGGCCACGGGCCGGTGAAGGTGCTCGGCATCGAGGCGGGGGTCAACCTCACCGTCGGCCTCCCGGTGATCCGCACCTCCGTGGACCACGGCACCGCCTTCGACATCGCCGGTACGGGCAAGGCCGAGGCCGGTAGCATGATCGAGGCGCTGCGGCAGGCCGCGCACATGTCCACCGCCGGCTGA